One Anser cygnoides isolate HZ-2024a breed goose chromosome 6, Taihu_goose_T2T_genome, whole genome shotgun sequence genomic region harbors:
- the UBXN4 gene encoding UBX domain-containing protein 4 isoform X4, which translates to MLWFGGSIPAAIAAAKQRSAVFVVVVSGEDEQSTEMAARWENEKVTEAASDGFVAIKIDTKSEACLQFSQIYPVVCVPSSFFIGDNGIPLEVIAGSVSVEELVTRIHKVKQMHAEKGQPLENPSQPSAPPCSSSQSDGAPENVQSTAAGFCDSAESATSETIRPSAGNEDGANSGQASQEAAQSSDAQASGAQPANDLALKVERITKKLEERREEKRKEEEQKEIKKEIERRKTGKEMLEYKRRQEEELTKRMLEERNREKAEEKAARERIRQQIAMDRAERAARFAKSKEEAEAAKAAALQAKQAELEARKEASQKERSLVARIQFRLPDGSSFTNQFPSEARLEEARQFAAQTVGNAYGNFSLATMFPRREFTKEDYGKKLLELELVPSASVVLLPSAARTAHQQDHSNPSKPSNNEQSRQTVRKRVIEKRGEDFKKEGKIYRLRTQDDGEDENNTWNGNSTQQM; encoded by the exons ATGTTGTGGTTCGGCGGCTCCATCCCGGCCGCCATCGCCGCGGCCAAGCAGCGCAGCGCCGTGTTCGTCGTCGTCGTGTCAG GTGAGGATGAACAATCCACCGAGATGGCTGCGAGGTGGGAAAATGAGAAGGTGACCGAGGCTGCCTCAGATGGTTTTGTTGCTATTAAAATCGACACCAAAAG cGAAGCGTGCCTGCAGTTTTCTCAAATTT ATCCTGTAGTGTGTGTTCCATCCAGTTTTTTTATAGGAGACAATGGAATCCCTCTGGAAGTAATTGCTGGCAGTGTTTCTGTAGAAGAACTTGTTACCAGAATCCATAAAGTCAAACAG ATGCATGCAGAAAAAGGGCAACCTTTGGAAAATCCAAGTCAGCCATCTGCTCCTCCATGTTCCTCATCTCAATCTGATGGTGCTCCAGAAAACGTGCAATCCACAGCAGCGGGGTTCTGTGACTCTGCGGAGTCCGCTACGTCAGAGACAATAAGGCCTTCTGCTGGTAATG AAGATGGAGCAAATTCAGGTCAAGCAAGCCAGGAAGCTGCTCAGTCCTCAGATGCACAAGCGAGTGGTGCTCAGCCCGCGAATGACCTTGCACTCAAAGTAGAAAG GATAACAAAAAAGCTTGAAGAAAGGcgagaagagaaaaggaaagaagaagaacag aaagaaattaagaaagaaatcgAACGGAGAAAAACTGGTAAAGAAATGTTAGAGTACAAAAGACGGCAAGAAGAAGAATTGACAAAACGGATGTTAgaggaaaggaacagagaaaaggcagaagagaaggcagccAGAGAGCGTATCAGACAACAGATTGCAATG GATCGTGCTGAGAGAGCGGCTCGCTTTGCAAAAtcaaaggaagaagcagaagctgcaaaagctgcagctcttcaggcTAAACAGGCTGAGCTAGAGGCCAGAAAAGAAGCATCTCAAAAGGAACGAAG CCTGGTAGCCAGGATTCAGTTCCGCCTGCCAGATGGATCTTCCTTTACTAACCAGTTCCCCTCCGAAGCACGGCTGGAAGAGGCAAGGCAGTTTGCTGCACAG ACGGTTGGTAATGCTTACGGCAATTTTTCGCTGGCGACAATGTTTCCCAGAAGGGAATTTACCAAAGAAGATTATGGAAAGAAATTACTGGAGCTAGAGCTGGTTCCCAGTGCTTCAGTGGTGCTGCTGCCG TCTGCTGCGAGAACCGCTCATCAGCAAGACCATTCAAATCCTTCGAAGCCCAGCAACAATGAGCAAAGCAG GCAAACAGTCAGGAAACGAGTCATAGAGAAGCGGGGGGAAGACTtcaaaaaagaaggcaaaatctATAGACTGAGGACTCAAGATGATGGAGAAGATGAAAACAACACTTGGAATGGAAATTCTACACAACAAATGTAG
- the UBXN4 gene encoding UBX domain-containing protein 4 isoform X3: MTRGGGGEDEQSTEMAARWENEKVTEAASDGFVAIKIDTKSEACLQFSQIYPVVCVPSSFFIGDNGIPLEVIAGSVSVEELVTRIHKVKQMHAEKGQPLENPSQPSAPPCSSSQSDGAPENVQSTAAGFCDSAESATSETIRPSAGNEDGANSGQASQEAAQSSDAQASGAQPANDLALKVERITKKLEERREEKRKEEEQKEIKKEIERRKTGKEMLEYKRRQEEELTKRMLEERNREKAEEKAARERIRQQIAMDRAERAARFAKSKEEAEAAKAAALQAKQAELEARKEASQKERSLVARIQFRLPDGSSFTNQFPSEARLEEARQFAAQTVGNAYGNFSLATMFPRREFTKEDYGKKLLELELVPSASVVLLPAGRPATSVVQASGGDLWKFLGTILYPLLAVWRFISNFLFTSPPPPQSAARTAHQQDHSNPSKPSNNEQSRQTVRKRVIEKRGEDFKKEGKIYRLRTQDDGEDENNTWNGNSTQQM, translated from the exons ATGacgcgaggaggaggag GTGAGGATGAACAATCCACCGAGATGGCTGCGAGGTGGGAAAATGAGAAGGTGACCGAGGCTGCCTCAGATGGTTTTGTTGCTATTAAAATCGACACCAAAAG cGAAGCGTGCCTGCAGTTTTCTCAAATTT ATCCTGTAGTGTGTGTTCCATCCAGTTTTTTTATAGGAGACAATGGAATCCCTCTGGAAGTAATTGCTGGCAGTGTTTCTGTAGAAGAACTTGTTACCAGAATCCATAAAGTCAAACAG ATGCATGCAGAAAAAGGGCAACCTTTGGAAAATCCAAGTCAGCCATCTGCTCCTCCATGTTCCTCATCTCAATCTGATGGTGCTCCAGAAAACGTGCAATCCACAGCAGCGGGGTTCTGTGACTCTGCGGAGTCCGCTACGTCAGAGACAATAAGGCCTTCTGCTGGTAATG AAGATGGAGCAAATTCAGGTCAAGCAAGCCAGGAAGCTGCTCAGTCCTCAGATGCACAAGCGAGTGGTGCTCAGCCCGCGAATGACCTTGCACTCAAAGTAGAAAG GATAACAAAAAAGCTTGAAGAAAGGcgagaagagaaaaggaaagaagaagaacag aaagaaattaagaaagaaatcgAACGGAGAAAAACTGGTAAAGAAATGTTAGAGTACAAAAGACGGCAAGAAGAAGAATTGACAAAACGGATGTTAgaggaaaggaacagagaaaaggcagaagagaaggcagccAGAGAGCGTATCAGACAACAGATTGCAATG GATCGTGCTGAGAGAGCGGCTCGCTTTGCAAAAtcaaaggaagaagcagaagctgcaaaagctgcagctcttcaggcTAAACAGGCTGAGCTAGAGGCCAGAAAAGAAGCATCTCAAAAGGAACGAAG CCTGGTAGCCAGGATTCAGTTCCGCCTGCCAGATGGATCTTCCTTTACTAACCAGTTCCCCTCCGAAGCACGGCTGGAAGAGGCAAGGCAGTTTGCTGCACAG ACGGTTGGTAATGCTTACGGCAATTTTTCGCTGGCGACAATGTTTCCCAGAAGGGAATTTACCAAAGAAGATTATGGAAAGAAATTACTGGAGCTAGAGCTGGTTCCCAGTGCTTCAGTGGTGCTGCTGCCG GCGGGAAGACCGGCTACTTCGGTTGTTCAGGCTTCAGGTGGTGATCTGTGGAAGTTTTTGGGCACAATACTTTATCCCCTCTTAGCAGTCTGGAGATTTATTAGCAACTTCCTATTTACAAGTCCACCTCCCCCACAGTCTGCTGCGAGAACCGCTCATCAGCAAGACCATTCAAATCCTTCGAAGCCCAGCAACAATGAGCAAAGCAG GCAAACAGTCAGGAAACGAGTCATAGAGAAGCGGGGGGAAGACTtcaaaaaagaaggcaaaatctATAGACTGAGGACTCAAGATGATGGAGAAGATGAAAACAACACTTGGAATGGAAATTCTACACAACAAATGTAG
- the UBXN4 gene encoding UBX domain-containing protein 4 isoform X2, with amino-acid sequence MLWFGGSIPAAIAAAKQRSAVFVVVVSGEDEQSTEMAARWENEKVTEAASDGFVAIKIDTKSEACLQFSQIYPVVCVPSSFFIGDNGIPLEVIAGSVSVEELVTRIHKVKQMHAEKGQPLENPSQPSAPPCSSSQSDGAPENVQSTAAGFCDSAESATSETIRPSAGNDGANSGQASQEAAQSSDAQASGAQPANDLALKVERITKKLEERREEKRKEEEQKEIKKEIERRKTGKEMLEYKRRQEEELTKRMLEERNREKAEEKAARERIRQQIAMDRAERAARFAKSKEEAEAAKAAALQAKQAELEARKEASQKERSLVARIQFRLPDGSSFTNQFPSEARLEEARQFAAQTVGNAYGNFSLATMFPRREFTKEDYGKKLLELELVPSASVVLLPAGRPATSVVQASGGDLWKFLGTILYPLLAVWRFISNFLFTSPPPPQSAARTAHQQDHSNPSKPSNNEQSRQTVRKRVIEKRGEDFKKEGKIYRLRTQDDGEDENNTWNGNSTQQM; translated from the exons ATGTTGTGGTTCGGCGGCTCCATCCCGGCCGCCATCGCCGCGGCCAAGCAGCGCAGCGCCGTGTTCGTCGTCGTCGTGTCAG GTGAGGATGAACAATCCACCGAGATGGCTGCGAGGTGGGAAAATGAGAAGGTGACCGAGGCTGCCTCAGATGGTTTTGTTGCTATTAAAATCGACACCAAAAG cGAAGCGTGCCTGCAGTTTTCTCAAATTT ATCCTGTAGTGTGTGTTCCATCCAGTTTTTTTATAGGAGACAATGGAATCCCTCTGGAAGTAATTGCTGGCAGTGTTTCTGTAGAAGAACTTGTTACCAGAATCCATAAAGTCAAACAG ATGCATGCAGAAAAAGGGCAACCTTTGGAAAATCCAAGTCAGCCATCTGCTCCTCCATGTTCCTCATCTCAATCTGATGGTGCTCCAGAAAACGTGCAATCCACAGCAGCGGGGTTCTGTGACTCTGCGGAGTCCGCTACGTCAGAGACAATAAGGCCTTCTGCTGGTAATG ATGGAGCAAATTCAGGTCAAGCAAGCCAGGAAGCTGCTCAGTCCTCAGATGCACAAGCGAGTGGTGCTCAGCCCGCGAATGACCTTGCACTCAAAGTAGAAAG GATAACAAAAAAGCTTGAAGAAAGGcgagaagagaaaaggaaagaagaagaacag aaagaaattaagaaagaaatcgAACGGAGAAAAACTGGTAAAGAAATGTTAGAGTACAAAAGACGGCAAGAAGAAGAATTGACAAAACGGATGTTAgaggaaaggaacagagaaaaggcagaagagaaggcagccAGAGAGCGTATCAGACAACAGATTGCAATG GATCGTGCTGAGAGAGCGGCTCGCTTTGCAAAAtcaaaggaagaagcagaagctgcaaaagctgcagctcttcaggcTAAACAGGCTGAGCTAGAGGCCAGAAAAGAAGCATCTCAAAAGGAACGAAG CCTGGTAGCCAGGATTCAGTTCCGCCTGCCAGATGGATCTTCCTTTACTAACCAGTTCCCCTCCGAAGCACGGCTGGAAGAGGCAAGGCAGTTTGCTGCACAG ACGGTTGGTAATGCTTACGGCAATTTTTCGCTGGCGACAATGTTTCCCAGAAGGGAATTTACCAAAGAAGATTATGGAAAGAAATTACTGGAGCTAGAGCTGGTTCCCAGTGCTTCAGTGGTGCTGCTGCCG GCGGGAAGACCGGCTACTTCGGTTGTTCAGGCTTCAGGTGGTGATCTGTGGAAGTTTTTGGGCACAATACTTTATCCCCTCTTAGCAGTCTGGAGATTTATTAGCAACTTCCTATTTACAAGTCCACCTCCCCCACAGTCTGCTGCGAGAACCGCTCATCAGCAAGACCATTCAAATCCTTCGAAGCCCAGCAACAATGAGCAAAGCAG GCAAACAGTCAGGAAACGAGTCATAGAGAAGCGGGGGGAAGACTtcaaaaaagaaggcaaaatctATAGACTGAGGACTCAAGATGATGGAGAAGATGAAAACAACACTTGGAATGGAAATTCTACACAACAAATGTAG
- the UBXN4 gene encoding UBX domain-containing protein 4 isoform X1 — protein MLWFGGSIPAAIAAAKQRSAVFVVVVSGEDEQSTEMAARWENEKVTEAASDGFVAIKIDTKSEACLQFSQIYPVVCVPSSFFIGDNGIPLEVIAGSVSVEELVTRIHKVKQMHAEKGQPLENPSQPSAPPCSSSQSDGAPENVQSTAAGFCDSAESATSETIRPSAGNEDGANSGQASQEAAQSSDAQASGAQPANDLALKVERITKKLEERREEKRKEEEQKEIKKEIERRKTGKEMLEYKRRQEEELTKRMLEERNREKAEEKAARERIRQQIAMDRAERAARFAKSKEEAEAAKAAALQAKQAELEARKEASQKERSLVARIQFRLPDGSSFTNQFPSEARLEEARQFAAQTVGNAYGNFSLATMFPRREFTKEDYGKKLLELELVPSASVVLLPAGRPATSVVQASGGDLWKFLGTILYPLLAVWRFISNFLFTSPPPPQSAARTAHQQDHSNPSKPSNNEQSRQTVRKRVIEKRGEDFKKEGKIYRLRTQDDGEDENNTWNGNSTQQM, from the exons ATGTTGTGGTTCGGCGGCTCCATCCCGGCCGCCATCGCCGCGGCCAAGCAGCGCAGCGCCGTGTTCGTCGTCGTCGTGTCAG GTGAGGATGAACAATCCACCGAGATGGCTGCGAGGTGGGAAAATGAGAAGGTGACCGAGGCTGCCTCAGATGGTTTTGTTGCTATTAAAATCGACACCAAAAG cGAAGCGTGCCTGCAGTTTTCTCAAATTT ATCCTGTAGTGTGTGTTCCATCCAGTTTTTTTATAGGAGACAATGGAATCCCTCTGGAAGTAATTGCTGGCAGTGTTTCTGTAGAAGAACTTGTTACCAGAATCCATAAAGTCAAACAG ATGCATGCAGAAAAAGGGCAACCTTTGGAAAATCCAAGTCAGCCATCTGCTCCTCCATGTTCCTCATCTCAATCTGATGGTGCTCCAGAAAACGTGCAATCCACAGCAGCGGGGTTCTGTGACTCTGCGGAGTCCGCTACGTCAGAGACAATAAGGCCTTCTGCTGGTAATG AAGATGGAGCAAATTCAGGTCAAGCAAGCCAGGAAGCTGCTCAGTCCTCAGATGCACAAGCGAGTGGTGCTCAGCCCGCGAATGACCTTGCACTCAAAGTAGAAAG GATAACAAAAAAGCTTGAAGAAAGGcgagaagagaaaaggaaagaagaagaacag aaagaaattaagaaagaaatcgAACGGAGAAAAACTGGTAAAGAAATGTTAGAGTACAAAAGACGGCAAGAAGAAGAATTGACAAAACGGATGTTAgaggaaaggaacagagaaaaggcagaagagaaggcagccAGAGAGCGTATCAGACAACAGATTGCAATG GATCGTGCTGAGAGAGCGGCTCGCTTTGCAAAAtcaaaggaagaagcagaagctgcaaaagctgcagctcttcaggcTAAACAGGCTGAGCTAGAGGCCAGAAAAGAAGCATCTCAAAAGGAACGAAG CCTGGTAGCCAGGATTCAGTTCCGCCTGCCAGATGGATCTTCCTTTACTAACCAGTTCCCCTCCGAAGCACGGCTGGAAGAGGCAAGGCAGTTTGCTGCACAG ACGGTTGGTAATGCTTACGGCAATTTTTCGCTGGCGACAATGTTTCCCAGAAGGGAATTTACCAAAGAAGATTATGGAAAGAAATTACTGGAGCTAGAGCTGGTTCCCAGTGCTTCAGTGGTGCTGCTGCCG GCGGGAAGACCGGCTACTTCGGTTGTTCAGGCTTCAGGTGGTGATCTGTGGAAGTTTTTGGGCACAATACTTTATCCCCTCTTAGCAGTCTGGAGATTTATTAGCAACTTCCTATTTACAAGTCCACCTCCCCCACAGTCTGCTGCGAGAACCGCTCATCAGCAAGACCATTCAAATCCTTCGAAGCCCAGCAACAATGAGCAAAGCAG GCAAACAGTCAGGAAACGAGTCATAGAGAAGCGGGGGGAAGACTtcaaaaaagaaggcaaaatctATAGACTGAGGACTCAAGATGATGGAGAAGATGAAAACAACACTTGGAATGGAAATTCTACACAACAAATGTAG